The genomic DNA AACTGACTTAATGCATTCTTTTTTGAGACTGACCGAAGGCGACCAAACATTCAAGAAGAGAGGAATTTTCCTAATTAACCACGGCCCTCCTTCAAGCACTTTCATCATCCCCTCCTTAGaatcaaacttgaaaaagaagaaCCCTTCAACATTCATCATGATCTTAGCAAACCCATGTTTAGCCCAAACGTTTTTTGCATAGTATTCCACAACAGGAAACGGTAACCGATTGCCCAAGAAATATCCATACAATACATTATCAAACTTATCCTGAACCTTTTGGATTACCTCACGAGGAATAAGAATATCTGCATCCTTAACCGTCTCTGTAGCGTCAAGTTTTCTGAAGTTAACCTCTCTTTTCAGCGGCTTTTGCATTTTAACCTTATCAGCATACGAAAGAATGGAAGCATCATTGACCACTGTATTAATGCTAGGAGTACTTTGACTATCCACGTTAGCAGCCGAAGGTCCACCTCCATAATCCCACGAGCTAGGTAAATCCACCGGTTTTGATATTTCAAACAACCCATCTATAACAGAAACATTATTCGTAGAGAAACAGATGCTGATTTTAGGTTGGAGAATTCGGTGGCCGATGTGCATTCGAATGGGGGCTGGAGTTGGCCTATAGCGTGGAGGGATTTGTTCCCTGTTCTGATTCAGATTGATCAAGTAATTTTGGATCCGATGAAAAATGATAGGCTTTTATGGAAGGATGGGAATGATCTTAATGGGTTTTCGACGTCTGGGGCTTGGCATTCGTTGCGCTATAGGGAACCGGATGTTGATTGGTGCAAAATTGTGTGGTTCGCTCAGTGTATTCCGAGGCACGCATTCATGATGTGGCTGATTATGAAACGTAAGCTCCTTACACAGGATAAAATTCTGCAATGGGATTTGTCTAGAAGGAaaaacatgaatatgatgtgttGCTTATTGTGTTTTGAGAACTTTGATTCCCACCCACACTTGTTCTTTGAATGCAAATATTCTTCACAGGTGTGGACGCTAATCCGGGATAGGGGGGGTATGAACTCGGTCAGCCCGAAATGGTCAGAAGTTGTTCACTGGCTTAGTGCTCGTAGTCATCAGAAGCGGGCGGATATTTATGTGGCTAAGCTCCTCGTTGCGGCTACTGCTTATAACATTTGGCAAGAGAGGAATGCTCGGTTGTTTAAAAATCAACTCAGACCTCCTGAGACGGTTAGTGATGTTATTATCAAAACAGTGCGATACAAGTTGATGGGAGCTAAGTTGAAGGATACCGTGAGGGTGCGAAAGATTCTTGAAGAATGGGAGATCTATGCGGATGACAAAGGCGACGATGGAGGCTGATTAGTGTGTTTGGTTATTTGTATCTAGATATTGTAGTCTAGTGGTCGTTTCCTTTTCttggttgttttgttttggtttggttttggttTGACTTTCATGGGGTGtgtctcatgattgaactagtgtagactctctacactacttgtgcttttttggttgtgaatatatagaatcaccggggtaaccctttacccaaaaaaaaaaaaaaaaaaacattattcgTAGAGAACATACCACGACGCGGCAACATTGGGTTACCTTCAATGTTAGTCACTCTCAAACCAATCCCACGTACCGGCGGTGTCTTATCATCAATCCCCGGAGACTGATGAGTCGGAGGTTTCAACCCTCCACTCTCATCCGCCATGCATGCAAAGGAAACCCTACGTAGCCGATAAAGAAACCAAACTAGTCAAGAAACCCTAATCGGCGAAAATAAGGAAACAATCACAATCCCTAATCAGCCGATCAAAAGACCAGAACCAAACTAGTCAAGAAACCTCAATCGGCCAAAATAAGTTAACAATGACAAAACCCTAATCAGCCGATCGAAATACAAGAAGACCGAAAGAATCAGAATCCGCAGACAAGAACAAAAACCCGAACTCCCTAAAACCCTAGAACAAATCCTCAACGCTTGGTCGATTAATCCAGTGTcatcaatctagctaaattaaactcagttaaccgcaatcaaTGGCAACCGGATTAATAGATTAGGGTATCAGAATATGTATCAAGAGCGGCGATTGTAAAAAGACAAACgaaaaaccctaaatcttaaTTGATCCCTAatgctaacgagttcgttatgGATTCCTGCAAGGAACAAGATccaatcacagactgttatacataTGATCACAAGAAAGAAGAAGGGAAATCAAGAAGAAACTCGATCACCAAAATCGCCCAAGGGAGAGAGAGAAACACGGCCAAGACCAttccaggctcttgtttcaactgtggcgagatgggtcatttccgaagaaattgcccaaagcttgctaatgcaaatccagcacagggataagcatctgactgactagaagacaacatcgtttagaaataatcacgtcttatgtattattttcttttgttgtcaaggtccaagaaaccgttgttatcgttgttcataaataaatcttttatttgcattgcaatgtatttttgtggttgcatgtataaacgacatatcccttacaataccgacaatcaagggaccgtattccttaaagaacaaactacccccaaaattctcccattctataatcgcttgcgtcttctacaaaattcctaagtacccgtttattctaaggaaacgaagtacaaaagcgcaagttacaacacaagacgaatacccaaagtaccactataaatccttaatagggtacctaaggacttcccgtaagtctttaattattgtataccttaattcgaatgtggtgattccttgtaatcaaaaatcgaattttgggagatctttctatcttctcagatagatcccagtgaacattgagacccgtcgattggtttccatatccgtattcaatcaataacaagttaataacaaattataatcaagttaaacaattatgtgactttgtgcttatgtgttcccttatgtgttgttgtgagatccaaattatgttatccaaatcctcgtagaatcttacatatccttgtacaagagattcatagtaggatacccaaaggtattacttaaaatcctcaatggacttctatgttatagttaagtgctttggattataaagtactacttcataattagaccccttgagtggtctagctaaacagattgatccaaaaatctggctaggaAAATCATGTGATGaaatagctgaaaggactccttggtggcctaactaagaagatcccctgtcgatctaattaaaaaggaaccgatggaagtctagtcaccctcatcacaagtttgatatccttccccaaaaccttacaaaacaaactgtgcggactgtgcaagggattacgtaattatggatgcatacataattatggaatttagtgcacagaaatcacagcaagttctgtcatgtgtctagagttaaccctattcatttccaactctgatgaagcaaccgttgaaaatgactccgttagttcattttcgtttctgacgatttacccattggggaaatgaatatccgttgtgtaatccttcatttccaactctgatgaagcaaccgttgaaaatgactccgttggttcattttcgtttctgacgatttatccgttggggaaatgaatatccgttgtgtaacccttcatttccaactctgaggaagcaaccgttgaaaatgactccgtccattcattttcgtttctaaagatttatccgttgaggaaatgaacatccgttgtgtaatctttcatttccaactctgatgaagcaaccattgaaaatgactccgttagttcattttcgtttctgacgatttacccgttggggaaatgaatatccgttgtgtaatccttcatttccaactctgatgaagcaaccgttgaaaatgattccgtttagttcattttcgtttctgaagatttatccgttgaggagatgaatatccgttgtgtaatccttcatttccaactctgatgaagcaaccgttgaaaattactccgttagttcattttcgtttctgacgatttatccgttggggaaatgaatatccgttgtgaaatccttcatttccaactctgatgaatcaaccgttgaaaatgactctgttagttcattttcgtttctgatgatttatccgttggggaaatgaatatccgttgtgtaatccttcatttccatttctgaagaatactcgttgaggaaaacgactccgtctgttcatttttcgtttctgaagatttgtccgttgaggaaatgaacatccgtttgcttattccgtcatttccatttctaaagaatactcgttgaggagaatgactccgtctgttcacattcgtttctgaggaatgaccgttaaggaaatgacaggatattgccttacatatcgctggtggttatttggcaaagtcacaaatagactcctacgaataaatttcgggacgaaatttcctaaagtaggggagactgtgacacctgtgtcaccgcgaccatcaaacaaataccaagccgatgaaatattgtatttcatacttgggatcttgtataaatatgtgtattgcacatatcaattattgttcaaatttcaaactctacatcgctttctgaagcattatacgcaaactggtgcgtaaacgtactcagtttaatgcgacaaatactccggaacatcgaCATATACTCAACAttccttaaataacctttacataacttagaaataagttttaaaggctttggtgtggcaaaaacaagataattcgctta from Helianthus annuus cultivar XRQ/B chromosome 7, HanXRQr2.0-SUNRISE, whole genome shotgun sequence includes the following:
- the LOC110881101 gene encoding uncharacterized protein LOC110881101; protein product: MKNDRLLWKDGNDLNGFSTSGAWHSLRYREPDVDWCKIVWFAQCIPRHAFMMWLIMKRKLLTQDKILQWDLSRRKNMNMMCCLLCFENFDSHPHLFFECKYSSQVWTLIRDRGGMNSVSPKWSEVVHWLSARSHQKRADIYVAKLLVAATAYNIWQERNARLFKNQLRPPETVSDVIIKTVRYKLMGAKLKDTVRVRKILEEWEIYADDKGDDGG